The following coding sequences lie in one Musa acuminata AAA Group cultivar baxijiao chromosome BXJ1-8, Cavendish_Baxijiao_AAA, whole genome shotgun sequence genomic window:
- the LOC103995624 gene encoding DNA-damage-repair/toleration protein DRT111, chloroplastic isoform X1, producing the protein MLGGLYGDLPPPSSAADEEKSSSSTVWSSSAKMAPATLRKPSSVLTPPQSVLKNQQSQSKAKSSIASQMKTLSSSAPPPSLPENGTKSSSFQPALVGVTSSVIEEYDPARPNDYEEYRREKKKRAAEAEMKRELERRRREEEERERERERREREAAEREDNDHQSRSSSLSISGEEAWRRRAAISGGVAPRSPSPPPGGEGFSIGKSGSTGLGIGVGGQMTAAQRMMAKMGWKEGQGLGKQEQGITTPLMAKKTDRRAGVIVNASESKPDKKPKSVNLNSSPTRVVLLRNMVGPGEVDDELEDEVASECTKYGTVTRVLIFEITEANFPTDEAVRIFVQFERSEEATKALIDLDGRFFGGRVVHASFYDEERFGNNELAPMPGEIPGYP; encoded by the exons atgctgGGTGGACTGTATGGGGACCTTCCGCCTCCTTCTTCAGCAGCTGATGAAGAGAAAAGCAGTAGTTCCACTGTTTGGTCAAGCAGCGCAAAGATGGCGCCGGCCACATTGCGAAAGCCGTCATCTGTACTTACACCTCCTCAGTCCGTTTTGAAGAACCAGCAGTCACAAAGCAAAGCTAAAAGCTCAATTGCGTCACAAATGAAGACTCTGAGTTCTTCTGCTCCACCACCATCTTTACCAGAAAATGGTACAAAAAGCTCATCCTTTCAGCCAGCTCTTGTCGGGGTaacatcatcagtgatcgaggaaTATGATCCTGCAAGACCAAATGATTATGAAGAGTataggagagagaagaagaaaagagctgCAGAGGCTGAAATGAAGAGGGAGCTGGAGAGGAGGCGTCGCGAAGAGGAAGAAAGGGAGAGAGAGCGTGAAAGAAGGGAACGAGAAGCTGCAGAGAGAGAGGATAATGATCAtcaatcaaggtcctcatcattgAGTATTTCTGGTGAAGAAGCTTGGAGAAGACGTGCTGCCATAAGCGGGGGAGTTGCTCCAAGGTCACCTTCTCCACCTCCAGGTGGGGAGGGGTTTAGCATCGGAAAGTCAGGTTCGACTGGATTGGGAATTGGTGTTGGTGGGCAGATGACTGCTGCACAGAGGATGATGGCAAAGATGGGCTGGAAAGAAGGCCAGGGACTCGGCAAGCAGGAACAGGGAATTACTACTCCACTGATGGCCAAAAAGACTGACAGACGAGCTGGGGTGATAGTTAATGCCAGCGAGTCTAAACCAGATAAGAAGCCTAAAAGTGTTAATCTCAATAGCTCACCGACTCGTGTTGTACTACTCCGGAACATG GTTGGACCAGGAGAGGTGGATGATGAGCTTGAAGATGAGGTTGCCTCCGAGTGCACCAAGTATGGCACTGTGACACGTGTCTTGATATTCGAAATCACCGAGGCCAACTTCCCAACTGATGAAGCAGTCAGGATCTTTGTGCAATTTGAGAGATCAGAAGAAGCGACAAAGGCATTAATTGACCTTGATGGTCGCTTCTTTGGTGGAAGAGTAGTGCATGCTTCATTCTACGATGAGGAGAGATTCGGAAACAACGAGCTGGCTCCAATGCCTGGTGAGATACCTGGTTACCCATGA
- the LOC103995624 gene encoding DNA-damage-repair/toleration protein DRT111, chloroplastic isoform X2: protein MLGGLYGDLPPPSSAADEEKSSSSTVWSSSAKMAPATLRKPSSVLTPPQSVLKNQQSQSKAKSSIASQMKTLSSSAPPPSLPENGTKSSSFQPALVGVTSSVIEEYDPARPNDYEEYRREKKKRAAEAEMKRELERRRREEEERERERERREREAAEREDNDHQSRSSSLSISGEEAWRRRAAISGGVAPRSPSPPPGGEGFSIGKSGSTGLGIGVGGQMTAAQRMMAKMGWKEGQGLGKQEQGITTPLMAKKTDRRAGVIVNASESKPDKKPKSVNLNSSPTRVVLLRNMVGPGEVDDELEDEVASECTKYGTVTRVLIFEITEANFPTDEAVRIFVQFERSEEATKALIDLDGRFFGGRVVHASFYDEERFGNNELAPMPEAGV from the exons atgctgGGTGGACTGTATGGGGACCTTCCGCCTCCTTCTTCAGCAGCTGATGAAGAGAAAAGCAGTAGTTCCACTGTTTGGTCAAGCAGCGCAAAGATGGCGCCGGCCACATTGCGAAAGCCGTCATCTGTACTTACACCTCCTCAGTCCGTTTTGAAGAACCAGCAGTCACAAAGCAAAGCTAAAAGCTCAATTGCGTCACAAATGAAGACTCTGAGTTCTTCTGCTCCACCACCATCTTTACCAGAAAATGGTACAAAAAGCTCATCCTTTCAGCCAGCTCTTGTCGGGGTaacatcatcagtgatcgaggaaTATGATCCTGCAAGACCAAATGATTATGAAGAGTataggagagagaagaagaaaagagctgCAGAGGCTGAAATGAAGAGGGAGCTGGAGAGGAGGCGTCGCGAAGAGGAAGAAAGGGAGAGAGAGCGTGAAAGAAGGGAACGAGAAGCTGCAGAGAGAGAGGATAATGATCAtcaatcaaggtcctcatcattgAGTATTTCTGGTGAAGAAGCTTGGAGAAGACGTGCTGCCATAAGCGGGGGAGTTGCTCCAAGGTCACCTTCTCCACCTCCAGGTGGGGAGGGGTTTAGCATCGGAAAGTCAGGTTCGACTGGATTGGGAATTGGTGTTGGTGGGCAGATGACTGCTGCACAGAGGATGATGGCAAAGATGGGCTGGAAAGAAGGCCAGGGACTCGGCAAGCAGGAACAGGGAATTACTACTCCACTGATGGCCAAAAAGACTGACAGACGAGCTGGGGTGATAGTTAATGCCAGCGAGTCTAAACCAGATAAGAAGCCTAAAAGTGTTAATCTCAATAGCTCACCGACTCGTGTTGTACTACTCCGGAACATG GTTGGACCAGGAGAGGTGGATGATGAGCTTGAAGATGAGGTTGCCTCCGAGTGCACCAAGTATGGCACTGTGACACGTGTCTTGATATTCGAAATCACCGAGGCCAACTTCCCAACTGATGAAGCAGTCAGGATCTTTGTGCAATTTGAGAGATCAGAAGAAGCGACAAAGGCATTAATTGACCTTGATGGTCGCTTCTTTGGTGGAAGAGTAGTGCATGCTTCATTCTACGATGAGGAGAGATTCGGAAACAACGAGCTGGCTCCAATGCCTG AAGCTGGAGTCTGA
- the LOC135588776 gene encoding F-box/WD-40 repeat-containing protein At5g21040-like, translating to MALECRGIEESLPEKFAASTWDEEVLWAGVPSQVLCVSSKPMCSKKPYSKSITRKSVSSVPLKKGDSKSERTTADEAGPNGQPLSFTDLPVTVVSEILQCLDAKDLGIMSCVSTLLNSLASDHYGWKDFYCDRWGPPRGLNPPAGPGFPNHKSWKELFVEREFRSKSFMGRYSMEDLHGHTEAVRAVFLLQSAKLIFTGGYDAVIRMWDMEEGLSVAVSRPLGCTIRAITADSELLVAGGTDAFLQCWRAIEGHPHLFDIAGVSVNHNCNFRLWGHEGPVTCLALDSTRIYSGSWDMSVRIWDRTHSKCLRTLRHGDWVWSLVPRGGTVASTAGRDAYIWDIDTGCLMTVIHNAHEGNAYSLTRSHLGDLLFTGGEDGMIHMYQVSHDCDAEDIKPVATWIPHTGPVHSLAFEFPWVVSSSSDGRIALIDVRKLLKSGQSCTSSQQSQVRHSTPDAVEPPQRMLHGFGCNLFSVDIGADRIICGGEEGIIRIWNFSQALEVAKRAQALRSVRLENRMRRRKAQIEMCSNGACADQCSVAARRNQLNGERSGVWHSKRGMSGKLKA from the coding sequence ATGGCCTTAGAATGCCGAGGGATAGAGGAATCATTGCCAGAGAAGTTTGCCGCTAGTACTTGGGACGAAGAAGTTCTCTGGGCTGGCGTCCCTTCCCAAGTTTTATGTGTCAGCTCGAAACCAATGTGCAGCAAGAAACCTTACAGCAAATCCATTACTCGGAAATCTGTTTCCTCGGTTCCTTTGAAGAAAGGTGACTCCAAGTCTGAGAGGACGACAGCTGATGAGGCAGGTCCTAATGGTCAACCCCTTTCCTTCACGGACCTTCCTGTGACTGTAGTTTCTGAGATTCTTCAGTGTCTCGATGCCAAAGATCTCGGCATCATGTCCTGTGTCTCTACTCTGCTCAATAGCCTTGCATCTGACCATTATGGGTGGAAGGATTTCTATTGTGATAGATGGGGTCCTCCACGGGGACTGAATCCTCCTGCTGGACCTGGCTTCCCAAACCATAAATCTTGGAAGGAGTTATTTGTGGAAAGGGAGTTTAGAAGCAAATCGTTCATGGGACGGTACAGCATGGAGGACCTCCATGGCCACACTGAAGCTGTACGAGCTGTATTTCTTCTCCAGTCAGCAAAACTTATCTTTACCGGAGGGTATGATGCTGTCATTCGTATGTGGGACATGGAAGAAGGCTTGTCGGTTGCGGTATCTCGCCCTCTCGGTTGCACAATTCGAGCTATCACTGCTGATTCTGAGCTCTTGGTAGCTGGTGGAACAGATGCATTTCTGCAGTGCTGGAGAGCAATTGAAGGGCATCCACACCTGTTTGACATTGCAGGTGTCTctgtgaaccataactgcaacttCCGCCTATGGGGCCATGAAGGTCCTGTTACTTGTCTTGCTTTAGAttccaccagaatttatagtggttcatggGACATGAGTGTTCGTATATGGGACCGAACTCATTCAAAATGCTTGAGGACATTGAGGCATGGAGATTGGGTGTGGTCTCTCGTCCCTCGTGGTGGAACTGTTGCTAGCACAGCTGGTAGAGATGCTTATATTTGGGACATTGATACTGGATGCTTGATGACTGTTATCCATAATGCTCATGAGGGTAATGCCTATTCTTTGACTCGAAGCCATTTGGGAGATCTTTTATTTACTGGAGGAGAGGATGGCATGATTCATATGTACCAAGTTAGCCATGACTGTGATGCTGAAGATATTAAACCAGTTGCGACTTGGATTCCACACACAGGCCCTGTTCATTCACTTGCTTTTGAGTTTCCATGGGTTGTGTCATCTTCAAGTGATGGGAGGATCGCCCTAATTGATGTGAGGAAGCTGTTGAAGTCTGGTCAATCTTGCACTTCAAGTCAGCAATCTCAGGTCAGGCACTCCACACCAGATGCAGTGGAGCCACCTCAAAGGATGCTACACGGCTTTGGTTGCAATCTTTTCTCTGTGGACATTGGTGCAGATAGGATCATATGTGGTGGTGAGGAAGGTATTATTAGAATTTGGAACTTTTCACAGGCATTGGAGGTTGCAAAGAGGGCCCAAGCCCTTAGAAGTGTTAGGCTGGAGAACCGGATGAGGCGGCGCAAGGCGCAGATTGAGATGTGTAGTAATGGTGCATGCGCTGATCAGTGTTCAGTTGCAGCAAGAAGGAATCAGCTGAATGGGGAGCGCAGTGGCGTTTGGCACAGTAAGCGTGGCATGAGTGGAAAACTAAAGGCCTAG